Within Seriola aureovittata isolate HTS-2021-v1 ecotype China chromosome 12, ASM2101889v1, whole genome shotgun sequence, the genomic segment CTCGCAGGCTTTCAGGAAAAGAGGTTTTCGCTTTCAGTTTGGCCGCAGCCAAtcgcctctctcctcccctctgtctccgtccGATTCCACCGTTTCCACGCTACCCGATCAGCCAATGGGCGGCCGGGAACATGCCGCGCGTCAGCCAATCAGCGACCAGTTGCTATGTTGGAGGCAGAATCGATAagagagggattttttttccttctttttttttttacaagcacACATTATAGCTGGCTTATAGGCTGAAGGCAAGATCCTGTTGCCTGCCAAGCAGTATGTAGGCTATGCAAGGACTGAACCATTAAATATACGAGCTCCACATTTCCCACATTTTCTTTGAAGCGTCTCTAATAACACCACAAATAAAAGCTAAACAATTTGCCtgtatattgtgtatatttgtatatgcaCATATGTATGAACGTGTTTATTTTAGAATTTATGTGCACAGAGTGATCACCCACTGAATTGTTGAGGTCATGGAAAAGTTAGAAATTAAGATGGAAAATTGTTTCCAAGCCTCGAGGAATTGTGGTAAATGCACATCAAACAAGTttcaaattgaaaatgaaagtttttacATAATCTTAccccccctcctttttcttctttttttgaagaattgtccaaaaaaaaaacaaatgcctgCTCATTTACAGTAACCCCCAGCTACAGTAGTGGCTAAACAAGGATGCTACAGTGAATActgaaaatacagaacaaaatatTTAGGATAATTGTGTCTAGGGATTGTTAAACCATGTCAACCTTTCCTAAGGTCTCCTGCCTTTCTAAACTATATgttgtcaaataaaatacaaaaagaaaattacattagATGATTATTCCTGAATAAGTGAGAATACGGGGCAATTGTTGTATGAACTCTACCATCAACTTGTATTTTAAGTTGACTAAAATAAAAGCGACATGACATGAAACTATTCTACTAAACAAAAGTTAATGATGAGATGAGGAATTCCCTGCTGTTTTGTCAAAAATATAATGCGGCATCATTTCATACAATCGATGCTTAAAACTTGAAATGATGATTCATTGGCTATTTCATTGATCTCTGGTGACAGTGATTGCAGTAAGGCGGTCAGATCACACTAAGATGAGAGGTGACACTGAGCCAGCTCTTATAAGGGGATAACATACTACTGCATGCTGACAAACCATTCAGGAGAAATGCCCGTCTAGATCCACAGCCAAATCAGATTTGCAGACACCAGCTTAGGCAGGGACGGAAAATGATCCCACCTCCTTGAAACAGGTAGAACAGGACAGGGACACCACTCTAAAATAATAACTTACCTTTTTGGATAAACGCCCAGCAGTATGCATGATTTCCTCCTAATTCAACCTGAGACATACCATATTATGTTGTGCTGCCATTTCTCAAGGAAAAAAATCCTCACTAATGATTTCAGCTGTAATAAATGAAGGACCTCAGCGTCCCTCGAGCTTTCAGGACAATCTCATTGCGGGAGTTCAGCTCtcaaatagattaaaaaagaagcagcaggcACATGGCCAGCAAACCAATGTGGCACAGGACTGACAGACACTAGCTCAGATGGTAAAGGAAGCTTCAGAGTTCAAACCAGAAACCAGTTCAGTCTGAAAGCACAATACCGTATGTACACTGCACGCAGTGAACTCAGCCAAGATAAGGAAGGGTTACACAGTTCACAGGTTCTGTCAGGTGAGGACAGGAGCCTCGTCTGGCAGTATCAGACAGAACATGCAGACAAGATAATAAGGTCATTTACAGCCACAATGTATTTGTAATAAGAAGGAAAGTGTAttattaacacaaaataaattatcCTCATCATACGAAAGGGATTTTTACTGTATAAGTCATGGGGAATATTAtggaaataatgataaaatctCCTACCACAGAGTGCTGGAATTACTTGTTTTGCATTATCTGGTGTGATTTAGAGCCAGTCAAAGCACTCAGTAAACTATGAACTCTACCTACTCCCATAAGAACCCTTAAGATGTCAGTTTCATctcacaatgtttttctttcctggtGAACGCAGTGTCTAGCCAGAGGAAAGAGCCCTGATGAAAAAGTCAGACATACCCTGCACTTAAACCAGAATGGTAATTATAGTGACCACTTTCCATAGGATGACCCTCACACTATTTACTTTTTTCTCCCACTAACATGGGAGATTCTGGGAGCAAGGCAAAGATTGCTTCCCATTACCGCAATGGAGAGACATGATAATCAGTGAACATAATTATCATGCTCTTGACAAGCAAAAACATTGCCTATAGGAGAAGCAAAACTAGGTCAGAAACTAGCATATGGCTGGACAATGTGtggtcaatgtgcaaaattggggacatagttgaaaactgttgctGTATAAAACAGATTTGTCTGTAGCAACAAATGCTGTAAACGCCCCccaatagaaactgtttgtgccaaatcattttgaaagagtaacagccaatggggaaactctaactcagtcatgtggcattCGCTGACTAATGGTGGAATTATaatcagtcactcactcagtcagttaGTCTCAGAGTCGCAGTGTTCAGGGCCCCACTCAAAAACAAGAGACCACAGCCCAGCCTAACCAAATAGATAGATGaatagatatataaataaaacataatcacaCTGTAACAGAACCATTTTCATCAAAAGACAGCTGTGCCACCACCTTCAGATTCATTTTAACACCTCACCTACTTATTAAAACCTGTTTTACAAGAGGCACCTGCCCAGACAGCAGCTTAAAGAacaaaaggcaaagaaaaatatacaCTTTCATACGAAAAACGACACACATAATGCCGAAACaataatgaaaaggaaaattctGTCATTAACattagtttaatgtttttagcAGTGGTTAATAAGGAATAATGGAGTAATGGAGACAGTGGCAAAATTAAGAATCTGAACTTCTGCTTGATTAGTCTTTATGAATTATTTGAACCAACTTCTGATGGACAGTATTATGATGCTGAACTCGTAGAGAACATATGTCCCCCACCAGCATGTATCATCCATTGATTGAATCGAGGTTGTTGTCACACTTCAATGAAACGCCAGCGAAGCCCTTGAATTGCAAAACAGCACTGATCACCTCATGACTGCTAAAAATACGTAACGTGATAAACACATATCTCAGCCTTGTGTGGAAAGTAATTGTGCcaccactggaaaaaaaagagcttgTTTCAGGATGAAGAATACATTTGAAtacattataatattttttggttttctgatAAACATGTAGCCAAGTTGAGGCTTTTTGAATAGCATTTAATGGTATAATTACTGGTTAAAGCATAAGATAAGTTTAAATCAATTGTGAAAAATTGAAACACTGAACATGGCAAAACTTTAAAGTATTActataattatatatttgatAGTTAGAAACTCTTAGGATGCCATAACTTTTTTCGTCTCAACAATTATGTTTTACATATTAAGATATGTGAAGGAAAGACATTACAGTGACAGGGAGCATGCATGCTTTTTCAAAGCTCATCCAGTTCACAAGGTGAGCTTTGCCTCATATTGGCTTACAAAGAGTTAATTTAAGTAGTATCCAATAAGCTAATTGTTCAGCTGAGATAATGTTCTTGGTGGATGCCCTTTAGAGACACATGACACACTGGAAACTCAACAATACAGGGCAACAAGAGGGAAACTCAGCCAAGGGTGTAGCTAAAATGGTGGCCAGGTTGGCACATGACTacctttgaattttaattggcCAAAGCTGGTGCCACCACATATTCCCTAGAACACCAGTGGCCGTTTGATTCTGAGTGACACACTGAATTTGCTGGTAATAAGAGGCAAGTGGCAGATGTTACAGGACTTGTATTTCAAGTGTGCGACAGATAATCTTACTGGATATCACAGTTATTAACCCAGATATTTCAAAGTGCAGTTCAGAGGCGTTTTAGACTGTTCTAATGAGCCCAAGCAGTGCTATAGTTCTGAATGTAATAACAGGTTTCCAACATAATATTTAAACTAATTTGATACAAAGCTACTGATTAAAACAAACCGGACTACCCATTGCCACTGTCTAAGAGTAGGTTGTTGGCTTGGTCAAGTCTCCAGCCAACACATTGGAGGATAGCTACATCTAAAATTACCATTCTGCTGGGGGCTGACATGGTAAGAATACTATGATAATTTACATGGTAGGTTTTTGTGGCTTGTTGTCAAGGACTTCCATTTGTTGTAGCTGCTTGTACAAAGGCAACACTGCCATCTGGCGTTGAATATTATATCAAGTGCCcaaagccaataaaaaaaataacataaaataattaaagtaaagCTAAATAAGTCATGCCTTTGTGTGATTAAAGTTTCGTTTCCCAAGAGAGAAAACCAGGGCCACTGACCATACAAActtacagaaaattaaaaaaattcacGGGAATTGATTAGTTAGGACTGGAGCTTCAACTGCTAGACCAGTGCAATCGATCCAGAGGAAAGGATTTACAGTCTGCAGGGCGACGGAAGTTGCCTGCATCCTCATCAGTAAACTTATGGGTAAGTCGCAGCTAAAACAAGCTGACATTTGGCTTATTTTTTGGATACATGTCCGTGATTCCCAGTGAGTTGACAGTCTGTGTAGGGGTTGGTTAAACAGTCGAGTTGTCTGGTGTCAGTTAGCCGTTTTACTGTTAAATATGATAACTGAATCCACCCCGGCGAGCTGTCTGTTGGCTAGCATGTCTGGCTAACCGCAACgggaggtgtgtgtttacagaaaaaaacagtaacagtgagGTTGACGGTAACTTACCTTTGAATGGTCCAGTGTGCTTTACCATGGTGCAGTGGAGACACACACCCTTTATATGTTTATCATTGACTATTTGCTGATAAAGCCCGAGTTTTTCGTTACACAACAGTCAAATGACCCTGTTTTGGTGTTTATGCGGTCAGCTCATGTGTCTTTCAGGCCTGTTTTGTGCTGAGATTCTCTAGAGCAGAGGGTTTGGGGAAACTGGTCTCCATGGTAACACAGTCCTGCCCCAGCTGCCATGTCCTCCATCGCTTTGTCAACATCCCCTGGTTGTGGGAGTGATGCTGCAGCTGCCATGGCAACCCAGGGATCTGAGCAGGCACTGCTGGCCTCAGACCGCTACGCCAGACTCATTCTGGCCCAGATGAACAAAATGCGGCTCCGCACTGACTTCTGCGACGTGGGGCTGAAGGTCGGCAGCCGGGTCTTCAGGGTCCACCGGCTGGTGCTCGCTGCCAGCAGCCCGTACTTCTCTGCCTTGTTCTCCGGGGGGATGAGTGAGGTGGataaagaggaggtgcagatCCTTGGTGTGGAGACTGAAGTCTTTGAGGTTTTGCTGGACTTCATATACACAGGTTTGCATTGATCCAGATATTCCCATCATCATGTTTCAGAAAATCTATAGTTTTGTACCATTTTCTCAGTGGAGTTGTATACTCTGTCCTTTCAGGCGTGATCAGCGTGACTGTGGAGAATGTTCAGGAGCTGATGGTTGCAGCAGACATGCTGCAGCTGAACGAGgtggtgtctgtctgtggagagTTTCTCAAGGGCCACATGGACCCGTCCAACTGTGTGGGCATCTTTCAGTTCCTAGAGCAGATTGCCTGCATGGACATGCTGGAATTCACTGAGAACTACATTCATGTTCACTTTCTGGAGGTATGAACGCACAAGAGACACTGTATTAAGCTTCATGTGATTCTCCAATAAATTAAAGTAAGATGTAACAGAAATCTACAAACACCATCAGCATCTTATCAGAATTGGATTTTTATCATTTACGTTGTTAAAAGCACTTCAGCTCACATTGTAATTTTCAAGCTTAATGCTCATAGTTTTCCTGGTTCAACTGCTCTCCTTTAGGTGTGTGTTACTGATGAGTTCAGGGGCCTGTCGAAGGATCAGTTGGTGAGGCTGCTGCGAAGTGAGGAGCTGAGGATTGAGGATGAGTACCAGGTGTTCACTGCAGCCATGGACTGGGTTCTCCAAGATGtggcaaagaggaaaaaaaatgtagtggaGGTTCTGGAACCAGTCCGCTTCCCTCTGCTTTCCCCACAGAGACTGTTCAAATACATAGAGGGTAAGAAAAGTATGAAAGTTTATTTTCgcacttttatattttacactcTGCAGGATTTCTATTCGGTATTTAATAACATAAAGAAAATCTTCACACGGAACCCTAACAGTAAACCAGTTTTGATGTGTTGTCTCTCCACAAAGGTATTACTGACTTCAGCCTGAGGGTGGCACTGCAGACTCTGCTGAGGGAATACACTGAAGTCACAAAGTCTCCCAAAGAAAATAAGATGTACAGTCAGCTTCAACCAGCCAAGATGAGACCAAGAAGAAAAGCCAGAAAATACCTCTATGCCATAGGTTCCGTAATCAAACATCTTGTTTCAGAATATAGACATGGGTTGTGATGAATTTTGGTGAATGAAAACATCCACTGAGATTTGATGTAAAATCCAGAAATTCCATTTAATGTCTCACCTTGACTTTTTAGGAGGCTACACTCGGTTGCAGGGCGGCCGCTGGAGTGACAGCCGAGCGTTGAGCTGTGTGGAGCGCTTTGACACGTTCAACCAGTACTGGACCACCGTATCTTCCCTGCACCAGGCCCGCAGCGGTCTGGGGGTTGCAGTCCTGGAGGGTATGATCTACGTGGTGggaggtgagagagcagaggttGTGCTTTTgtgtaacaaaaaaatgaaataacctGCAGGGTTTTCAGTCTGACACTGGATTTTTTTCACCAGGGGAGAAAGATTCAATGATTTTTGACTGCACAGAGAGATATGATCCAGTGACCAAGCAGTGGGCTGCTGTAGCGTCGCTGAACTTTCCTCGCTGTGGAGTTGGCGTCTGCCCCTGCCACGGAGCTCTGTATGCACTCGGTAAATATCACAGTAATGCTAGCgccatttttaatgaaaacacatgcagcacatgCTGGTAGTTTAGTTTTAACGGGACACTCCATCAATTTCACACTTGAAGATCAGTTTACTGGTCATGGGTAGTACTGCTCAGCCTGTgtaaacagttgtataatgtcttctgtggctctggaggagccTTGTTGAGTCTGAGTTTAGACTCGGAGCTTGGGCTCGGAGACTACAAATCTATAACAGAAACCTTATATTTCAAACTGAGGTCAGAAAGACGTGGGCTTATATGAGTCAGGGAAGgtctaatgaaagatgctaCTGAGtttgggaaatgtaggatccattGTTTTTGAAGTTTGACCCTTACTAGAGCATAAAGGTCATGATAACTCAGCCGCTGCTATAATAATTAGAATTTTTTTATGTGCCTCTTATGTCACCCAACTTTTAGGGCAGCGCAGTAATAAATTGATGGAGTATCCCTTTAACCACAGTGAAAGAACATAGAAGCAACAAGATTTTAATTACCAACTTAAACACCACAAGGGTATTATTGGAAATTATGTTGAAAACTAAGACAGATACTTGATGTTGCCAAGATCTTATCAATATCACAACAAAACTGACAATTTCAAGTTTAATAAGTTCAACAAAATCACTTtgtgaaatgattaaaagaCAACTCAGTTTTTGCAATTAAATTGTTAGTTCATAACGAGCATCTTGGAGAAAAAATGTCACCTGATTGTTATTCTGTCATGTGCTTCTTTAGGTGGTTGGATTGGCTCTGAGATCGGGAAGACAATGGAACGATATGATCCAGAGGAGAACAAGTGGGAGGTCATCGGCAGCATGGCAGTTCCTCGTTACTATTTTGGATGCTGTGAGCTACAAGGTGTgtgctttgcttttttaaatgtatataatcAGGTTCAACTGAAAGAACAGATTTTTTATGTATGAGAGATGTTATACTGCTCTGAACTAAATGCAGTTGTTTCTTCCCAGGGTTCATTTATGTGATTGGAGGGATCAGTGATGAAGGGATGGAGCTGCGTTCAGCCGAGGTGTATGACCCCATCTCCCACCGATGGAGCGCCCTTCCTGTCATGGTCACGCGTCGAGCCTATGTGGGCGTCGCCTGCCTCAATAACTGTATTTACGCAGTGGGTGGTTGGAATGAGGCGCTGGGTGCACTGGAGACAGTGGAGAAGTACTGTCCTGAAGAGGTAAAGTGCCACTAAAGACACTTAATATCTTAATTTCTGAGAAAATCCTTTTTCTTTGATTCTAACATTGCTTGTATCTATTTGCTGATCTTTCAGGAGAAATGGATGGAGGTGGCGCCGATGTCTACTGCACGTGCAGGCGTGTCGGTGTCGGCGGTTAACGGGCTGCTGTATGCTGTCGGGGGCAGGGCGGCCAGCAGAGACTTCTCTGCCCCAGTGACAGTGGACTCTGTGGAAATCTACGACCCTCATCTGGATACATGGACTGAGGTCGGCAACATGATCACCAGCCGCTGTGACGGAGGGCTGGCTGTGCTCTGATATGCAGGAATATCAGCCTCTGAATCATCCCAAAACTGCATAAACTAAAGAGAAGCTGCaccttaaaaaacacaaaactgtgtttttgtctcatgtaggctttcacatcatcatttattttatttatacatggATTAGACGTGCTTTTCCTTTATTTGTCCGTAACATTTGACATTcattgaaaatatgaatatgacaaCAGATCTGCAACTGGAAAACTGCCAAAACTGCTTCCATGAACTCTGTTACATGGTGCATCTGTTTCCCTATTTTACAAGAATGTTAGACTGTCAACGCACTTGTTTTCCCTCCCTGTGTATCGGAAGACAACGCAATCCTGACTTTTCACAGCAGAGGTTTCTATTTTTGATTGAccagaaagttttttttcatgagcATTAAAGAGTCCTGTGgggactgagactgagactgttCTAGTTTAAGATGTGAAAGCACTGttctttagtttgttttctttttatctttcctcAAAGGAATGTTTGAGGTGTGTGCACTGCTACTTACAAAATGTATCAAATCACTTTGAGCCTATTTGATAATGGAACCAAATGAACCTTAGGGGTGTTTTTAGTTTCATGGTTAGTGATTtctgtaaataataatgaacTTGAACAGCACACCACTGTTGTTACTCCAGTGCAGcgatcactcagttttcactggattatttttgtatatatgatactgtaaatatttctgcCTCTTTGTCACTATTTACGCTTAAATCCAAGCGAGTGAatactgtttattttcactcaCTGGTAGCACCTGAAATGACTagaatttacatttcatttacatttcatcctTCTAATGTGGAGACACATGGCAATGATTCACAATGCACATGTTTGGAGATGTGTTTACGCTAAGTACTGCTGGTTTCCTCTTTGGATTTTGTCATATTAGCGCATATCACATTGAGGTGTTGCACAATGACAGTATTGCCTATCATGTACTGTTATCCCTTTGGAAGAAACTTAATAGTAATGTTAAAAAAGAGTAATTACatcttttattgtttgatttcatatttaataaacTTCTTAAAAagttagttgtgtgtgtgtcgcttGAAATTAACCCACATTAAAGATCATTCAGAGTTAATAACTTGATAGAGGACTCATCCTCCTAGAGTCTTGTGCCAACATCAATACATAGGATCAGATCATTACTCTCAGAATTATCTCTAACTAATTTCCTCCTCCCTGATGTACTGAGTGAtgctgtggaggtgtgtgttaCGTCTGTTATGACAAAGATTCATGATTACAATCCTTCAAATTTGCACATTTGCTGGAGAGGTTTTCTGCGCTGTGCAAACAAAGTACTACACAGTACCAACACTTGGTCAGACATGTCACTGGATTTATGGCTCCTCATTACATGAAGAAGTGTACTCTCAAGTCATCAACTCTCTAGTGCCCTTATTTATAATGATCCACACACCTCTGTTAGGCTGCAGTTTGCTACTGTAAAGCACCAAGGCTGTTTGGTATTGAAACTTCCAAAACATTGGAAAATGTAGGCTCACTTACCTCCAGCTCTGCCACTAAAACTCAGCACTCATGGATTTACAATCAACGTTAACAATGAACGTTTGTCTCCAAAAAACCCAATTTCCCTTGTGACTGTTTGGATCATTGTGAATAACTGGATTTAGATGTTTCTTTtagataagaagaaaaaatattttctgacattcatTCTCATTTTGACATCACGATCCATTGTCATGTATGAATATGTAAAAACTTTACATGACTAACTGTATCATTTAAATCCTCACTGCTGCCTCAGACTGGAGTCATTAAAAAGGGCAAGGAGAGATAAATGGGTTAGCATAAATAACAGAACAAtattatcaatatttcttttaCAAACTAAACACAGCATTTTACAAACTATGGGACATTTCTTAAGCTGCGGTTTGACTTGTATTAGTCTGGAgttggacaacaatggaaagGAAAAGTATGCAAATAGTCCCAATGTTAATCGACTGTCTCAAATTTGCTCATGTAAATTTCCCGTATTTGAATTACCTTTTTCAAGTGAAGGCACCTCGCTGTTGCCCAAGTTCATCCAGTCTGGCTGAGCGGGACTGCCAGCAGGGATGACAGCGAGGAAGGAGACTATGGAGGCTCCATAGACAACCTGAACATATGCCACTTCAGGGTAGAAGGACTGTGCAGCAGCCGTCATGCTTTTTCTACCTGTGCTTCTTCTTGTATCGGTCTTGAattggacaacaatggaaagGAAAAGCATGGAAATAGCCCCAATATTAATCGACAGtctcaaatatttaaatcatcttttttttagtAGGGCACATTTTGTCTGTACTTTACACAGCAAACACTGTAATTCTAAAAATGTTTGCTGATAAATGATACGTGTTTACTTCACCTCAAAGTCTCTTATTTGTTACATTTGGATATTTCAAATGTAGAGCCTCACAAGTTAGAATTTTCTGTCCCAATTTTGCAACTCACAAAAATgctcttatttattttctaaatgatGTTCCATGCTTACAGATATCACATGtcccaaaggtaacaaaattaTTGCTTTGAGTTGTTGTACAACAAGAACAAACCAGACTGTCTTCacattttaacttaattttacattttattaagccCATATGGATCAAGGAACAAACTGTCCTATTCAATCAGTTCTGAATCTCTTTGATCTTCTTCTCAATGCagaattttt encodes:
- the ipp gene encoding actin-binding protein IPP translates to MSSIALSTSPGCGSDAAAAMATQGSEQALLASDRYARLILAQMNKMRLRTDFCDVGLKVGSRVFRVHRLVLAASSPYFSALFSGGMSEVDKEEVQILGVETEVFEVLLDFIYTGVISVTVENVQELMVAADMLQLNEVVSVCGEFLKGHMDPSNCVGIFQFLEQIACMDMLEFTENYIHVHFLEVCVTDEFRGLSKDQLVRLLRSEELRIEDEYQVFTAAMDWVLQDVAKRKKNVVEVLEPVRFPLLSPQRLFKYIEGITDFSLRVALQTLLREYTEVTKSPKENKMYSQLQPAKMRPRRKARKYLYAIGGYTRLQGGRWSDSRALSCVERFDTFNQYWTTVSSLHQARSGLGVAVLEGMIYVVGGEKDSMIFDCTERYDPVTKQWAAVASLNFPRCGVGVCPCHGALYALGGWIGSEIGKTMERYDPEENKWEVIGSMAVPRYYFGCCELQGFIYVIGGISDEGMELRSAEVYDPISHRWSALPVMVTRRAYVGVACLNNCIYAVGGWNEALGALETVEKYCPEEEKWMEVAPMSTARAGVSVSAVNGLLYAVGGRAASRDFSAPVTVDSVEIYDPHLDTWTEVGNMITSRCDGGLAVL